From a single Apium graveolens cultivar Ventura chromosome 2, ASM990537v1, whole genome shotgun sequence genomic region:
- the LOC141708196 gene encoding G-type lectin S-receptor-like serine/threonine-protein kinase At4g27290, whose product MKCTTIFLFSSCLYSFLIICFARDIITADESLSDGQTIVSAQGEFEMGFFSPEGRPQNRYFGIWYRKISNGTVIWLANRETPITNASGIVRVSSRGIMVSANDSTNSIIWSSNYLRSVRNPVAQLLDDGNLVFRDKNEKRIFVWQSFDHIVDTLLPGMKFGYDLVSGIDRYFVPWKTDNDPSSGNYIHRVDRNGYPQIILRKDSVVRFRTGPWVGSKFSGVPVPTENGIYKPSFVISQTEVYYIFDLVNNSESALTRLTMTPRGELFRLVWNREKQEWTRYLTIQVTDCDSYGLCGSFGVCDVNKSPRCDCMKGFDPKNPRDWAAADWSNGCSRNVQLECGTGDGFLKYSGLKLPDTRESWYNASMSVLECQAKCLKDCNCTAYSNMDTRNGGSGCFLWFGGLNDIRGYSEDGQDLYVRMAASELEENKDSKRKKTLWILMLLLLIVPAVILGTYLLYKGRKRRLHNAEIPESNVTSDTGSKNMRQDLDLPLLDFIQVANATGNFSNKLGKGGFGTVYKGILEEGQEVAVKRLSKNSRQGVDEFMNEVSCIAKLQHRNLVRLLGCCIENDERMLIYEYMPNKGLDSFIFDTQKRALVDWPKRYNIINGTARGLLYLHQDSRLRIIHRDLKTSNILLDNEMNPKISDFGLARIFGGNETQASTTRIVGTYGYMPPEYAIDGLFSTKSDVYSFGVLLLEIISGKKNRGFRHPDHDRNLLGHVWKSYKADKLLDIADKMLLDSSNETEVFRVIIIGLLCVQEFPEDRPNMSSVVLMLTSKIALPNPKKPGFCSERREPHETNSSSWNHTDSSPMNNYSMSLFAPR is encoded by the exons ATGAAATGCACTACTATTTTTCTGTTCAGTTCTTGTTTATACTCATTCTTGATCATCTGCTTTGCAAGAGATATCATAACTGCAGATGAAAGTCTCAGTGATGGACAAACGATTGTTTCAGCACAGGGCGAGTTTGAGATGGGATTTTTTAGCCCGGAAGGTCGACCTCAGAATCGATATTTTGGTATATGGTACAGGAAAATATCGAATGGCACAGTTATATGGTTGGCTAATAGAGAGACTCCAATAACTAATGCTTCAGGCATTGTAAGGGTCAGTAGCAGGGGAATTATGGTTAGCGCTAATGACAGTACTAACAGCATAATTTGGTCGTCTAACTATTTGAGATCAGTGAGGAATCCTGTGGCTCAGCTGTTAGATGATGGAAATCTTGTTTTCAGGGATAAAAATGAGAAAAGAATATTTGTGTGGCAAAGTTTTGATCATATTGTCGATACTCTTCTACCAGGCATGAAGTTTGGATATGATTTAGTTAGTGGTATAGACAGATACTTTGTGCCGTGGAAAACTGATAATGATCCATCTTCTGGTAACTATATTCATCGTGTGGATCGTAATGGTTATCCGCAGATAATACTGAGAAAAGATTCAGTTGTCCGGTTCAGAACTGGACCATGGGTTGGCTCAAAATTCAGTGGTGTTCCTGTTCCGACTGAGAATGGAATTTATAAACCAAGTTTTGTTATAAGTCAGACAGAGGTTTATTACATTTTTGATCTTGTCAATAATTCTGAATCCGCCCTTACAAGGTTGACGATGACGCCACGTGGTGAATTATTTCGTCTGGTATGGAATAGAGAAAAACAAGAATGGACGCGTTATCTGACCATACAAGTGACTGACTGTGATAGTTATGGATTGTGTGGTTCTTTTGGTGTTTGTGATGTTAACAAGTCTCCTAGGTGTGATTGCATGAAGGGGTTTGATCCAAAAAATCCCAGAGACTGGGCAGCAGCAGATTGGTCTAATGGTTGTTCGCGCAATGTTCAGCTAGAATGTGGAACCGGAGATGGTTTCTTGAAGTATTCTGGTTTGAAATTGCCAGACACACGCGAGTCATGGTATAACGCGAGCATGAGTGTCTTGGAATGTCAGGCCAAGTGCTTAAAGGACTGCAATTGTACAGCGTATTCCAATATGGATACGAGAAATGGTGGAAGTGGATGCTTCTTATGGTTTGGTGGCTTGAATGATATCCGGGGCTATTCAGAGGATGGACAAGACCTTTACGTGAGAATGGCTGCATCAGAATTAG AAGAAAACAAAGATTCAAAAAGAAAGAAGACATTGTGGATCTTAATGCTTCTGCTGCTTATAGTACCAGCAGTAATTCTAGGAACCTACCTCTTATATAAAGGCAGGAAAAGAAGACTTCACAATGCAG AAATACCAGAATCAAATGTAACGAGTGATACCGGCAGCAAAAATATGAGGCAAGATTTGGATTTACCTTTACTTGATTTCATACAAGTTGCAAATGCAACTGGTAATTTTTCCAACAAGCTTGGCAAAGGCGGTTTTGGCACTGTATATAAG GGTATTTTGGAAGAGGGGCAGGAAGTGGCTGTGAAGAGGCTCTCGAAGAACTCGAGACAGGGAGTTGACGAGTTCATGAATGAGGTTTCATGCATTGCTAAACTTCAACACCGAAATCTTGTGAGACTTCTTGGATGCTGCATTGAGAATGACGAAAGGATGTTGATCTATGAATATATGCCTAACAAAGGTTTAGATTCCTTTATTTTCG ATACACAGAAGCGCGCTTTAGTTGATTGGCCAAAACGCTACAACATTATAAACGGCACTGCAAGGGGGCTACTCTACCTTCACCAGGATTCTAGACTACGAATTATTCATAGGGATCTCAAAACTAGTAACATTTTACTTGATAATGAGATGAACCCAAAAATATCAGACTTCGGATTAGCAAGAATTTTCGGAGGAAATGAAACCCAAGCCAGCACCACAAGAATAGTTGGGACATA CGGATACATGCCCCCTGAGTATGCAATTGACGGACTATTCTCAACCAAATCAGATGTCTACAGCTTTGGCGTACTACTGCTAGAAATAATAAGTGGGAAGAAAAACAGAGGCTTTCGCCATCCAGATCACGACCGCAATCTTCTTGGTCAT GTATGGAAAAGCTACAAAGCAGATAAACTTCTGGACATAGCCGATAAGATGTTACTGGATTCGAGTAACGAGACTGAAGTGTTTCGAGTAATTATAATCGGTTTACTGTGCGTGCAAGAATTTCCAGAAGACAGGCCAAACATGTCATCAGTGGTTCTAATGCTGACTAGTAAAATCGCATTGCCTAATCCGAAGAAGCCAGGGTTTTGCTCAGAGAGGAGAGAACCTCATGAAACAAATTCTTCATCTTGGAACCATACAGACTCCTCTCCCATGAATAACTATAGTATGTCTTTGTTTGCACCAAGATAG